The genome window GGTGCCCGCAGATGAGACCTACACCCTCGCGTACCGCCGTGGCGAGCCGTGGCAGTTGAACGCCTCGCTCGAGGACGAGCGTCCTGCGTTCGCCGCGCTCGATCGTGTGACCGTCGACGAAGACGTGACCCTCGAGGAGACCCTTCTACGGGCGACGCCGGTGGACATCGAGATCGTCGACGAACGCGGCGAAGCCGTCCCGAACGCCACAGTCGAACTCGGCCACCGGGCTGCCAACGCCTCCGTCGGGGCGACCGTCGACTCCGACGCCGACGGGATGGTACGGCTCCCGAGCGCCGACGAGTCGGGCATCTCGCTTTCGGGGGCGGTCACGGCCACCATCGACCCACCTGAGGAGGGACCGTACGTCGACCGGACGTATCGAACGAACGTCACCGTCGACGAGCCCCGATCGGTGACGGTCGAGATCGAGACCGAACCACCCGAGGCGAGCCTCGAGACGAACCGGGAGTGGATGCTCGAGGGAACGCCGGTGACGCTCGATGCCGGAGCGAGCGACGTGCAAGCAGGTGCCGAGGAGTATCGCTGGGATCTCACGGGCGACGGCTCGACCGACGAGGTCACCCCACAGCCGGTCCTGAGACACGAGCCGGAACCGGGGACGACCGAGGTGACCGTCACCGTAGTCGACGAGGCCGGTGCCACCGACGACGCGTCAGCGACGGTTCGGGTAGACCCGCTCGAGGAGTGAGCAAGGTCCACGCGTCGCAGAACCGTTCGGTGGTCACTGTTCGGTATCGTTCACGCGGACGGCAAGTCCAGCCGAACGGGGAGTGTCAATCAGTGTGACGGGTCCATATCTACATAAGTGATGCCGGCGAAGTCTCTGACGAGGCCACGTGACCGGTACTGTTGTCGTACGCCGTACGACAGTCAGTACGCGAGCGGGAATACAGGAGACGGCGTGTTCGTCGCCCACTGTGGCGACGGCCGTCGAACGGACGGTTCGACGTGGCCCGAACTCGATCCGTTCAGTTCTCGAGAGGAGTTCTCACGGCGTGCCCAGAGCAGTCGACGACCAGTGTCGACAGGGTTTGCGACCATTTATACCTGATGACGGCCGTACAACAGTGCAATGGCGCAAGCGGGCAATTCTGAACTCGTCGACGCGTTCGAGCGGTTCTTCCGCGACTACTACGATAACGAAATCAAACAGCTTGCGCAGCGATATCCGAACGAACAGCGGTCCCTGCCGGTCGACTGGCAGGACCTCTATACGTTCGATCCGAACCTCGCAGACGACTTTCTCGAGCATCCCGAACAGCTCCAGCGGTACGCCGAGGAAGCCCTGCGACTGTACGACCTTCCGATCGACGTCAGCCTCGGCCAGGCACACGTCCGGGTTCGAAGCCTGCCCGACTCGGAGTCGCCCGAAATCCGTGAGATCCGCGCCCGGCACATGAACAAGCTCGTCCAGGTGCGCGGAATCGTTCGCAAGGCGACCGACGTTCGTCCCAAGATCGAAGAAGCCGCCTTCGAGTGCCAGCTCTGTGGCACCCTGACACGCGTCCCACAGTCGACGGGCGACTTCCAAGAGCCCCACGAGTGTCAAGGCTGTGAACGACAGGGGCCCTTCCGTGTGAACTTCGATCAGTCGGAGTTCGTCGACGCCCAGAAGCTCCGCATCCAGGAGAGTCCCGAAGGGCTCAGAGGCGGTGAGACGCCACAGGCACTCGACGTCCACGTCGAAGACGACATCACCGGCGAGGTGACTCCCGGCGACCACGTCTCCGCCGTGGGCGTCCTCCGACTCGAACAGCAGGGCAACCAGCAGGAAAAATCGCCGATCTTCGACTTCTACATGGAAGGGATGTCCGTCGATGTCGACGAAGAGCAGTTCGAGGACATGGACATCACCGAGGCGGACAAACAGGAGATCGTCCGCCTCTCGGGCGACGACGGCATCTACGAGAAGATGATCGGCTCCATCGCGCCAGCGATCTTCGGCTACGACGACGAGAAACTCGCGATGATCCTCCAGCTCTTTTCCGGCGTGACCAAACAGTTGCCCGACGGCTCGAGGATCCGTGGCGACCTGCACATGCTCCTGATCGGTGACCCTGGTACCGGAAAGAGCCAGATGCTGGGCTACATCCAGAACATCGCACCCCGCTCGGTCTACACCTCCGGGAAGGGGTCGTCCTCGGCGGGGCTTACGGCCGCTGCGGTTCGCGACGACTTCGGCGACGGCCAGCAGTGGACCCTCGAGGCCGGCGCGCTCGTGCTCGCCGACCAGGGGATCGCTGCGGTCGACGAACTCGACAAGATGCGGTGTATTACCGGTGACTCACTGGTCCACACCGCCGATGGAATCAAACCGATCAGGGACGTCGCTCACGAAGCGATCACCGACGGGACGATCGAAGAGTTAGACAACGGCCGAACGATTCGAGAGGTCGACCTAGCTGTCTGGACGATGACAGATGACGGGGCTCTCGAGGAGCGTGACGTTCTCGCTATCCACGAATACGATGCCCCCGACGAACTCTGGGAAGTCACGGTAGAGAGCGGAGAGCGGCTAACGACGACAGCCGATCACCCGTTTTTCGTTTTGGATGGCGGAGAGAGGGCAGAACGAAACGCGGCGGAACTCGAGGTCGGGGATTGGGTGTACGTCCCTCGCACACTCCCGACCCGTCTGACCGACGGCGGTGTAAGCGCGTTATCTTCAACTGATTCCGAAACGAAACGGAACGAGTTGTCGCCAGCTCACGGGTCGATCCTGGGATACATCGCCGGTGATGGAAATATCTTCTATGACCGGGATGAGGGAGTTTACGGGTTCAGGTTTACGAACAAAGAGCAAGAACTACTCGAGGACTTCGAAACGGCCTGTGAAGGCGCATTTGACGCGACCGCCGTTCGCCACCCGAGCGAGCAGCGAGACGATGGCGTCGAGACGGTTCGTCTTCACCGAAAAGCGCACGTTGACGAACTTCTCGGACTGGGTGCGAACCTGGAGAACTATGACGAGAAGCGATTGCCTGAGGAGGTGACGAGAGCGCCTCGAGAGACGAAAGCCGCTTTCGCTCGCGCGCTTGCTGACTCGGAAGGCACCGTCGACGAACGAGCGGTAAAGATCCACTCTTCGAGTTACGAGCTACTGCTCGGAACGAAAATGCTGCTGCTCGAGTTCGGTATTTCGAGTCAGATCCAGACTCGAGAACGCGAAGATGGTCGTGACTTGCACGTTCTTGCGATCACGGCAAAGCGGTCTCTGGAAGCTTTCAACCGCCATATCGGTTTCACGTTGAATCGGAAGCAGCACGCGCTTGAGTCTGCCTGTGGACGGACAACGGGGACCCGGACGATTCTCGATGTCGTTCCGGAGTGCGGAGAGTTGCTCGAACAGCTCCGTGGTGGCCTACGGTTGTATCAGTCGGAGTGTGGTCTCGAGAACGGTTCCACCTACTGTAACTTCGAAAACGAGGACGCAAACACGTCACTGCGTCTGGCGACGACAATTCTCGAAACGTTCGAAGAGCGAAAAGCGGAGGCTGTGGCCCATCACGACGAACTCAGCACTGAGACATCGTGGGAACGACTCGATGAACTCCGTCAACGGTACCACATCTCACAGCGTGAATTGGCGGTAGGGATGTCCCTTTCCCAGCAGCAACTGTCTGCTAAATGGGGTTTCGATTCAGACCACAGAGCAAAAGTTCGCCAACGGTTACGAAAGTTGTTAGAGACGCCATCTACGGTGGACCTGACTCCACTTCGTGAACTCGTCGATGGCGACGTGAAGTGGCGGCGGGTTACGTCTATCGAACGGATTGACTCTAGAGAACACGTCGACGGCCGAATAGCAGTCCTCGAAGAACAGTTAGCCGATGAATTAGAAGTGACGGATACAGACGGGATCAGAGAACGGGCCAAGGAGGTGCTCAGCAACCCAGTCCGCAACTCTGAGACCTGGTACGAACTCCGTGAGCAACTCGAGACGTACGGAATTTCCTTCCAGCAGGTGGCAACGAAGATGGACGTTGCTGGCTCGACTGTTTCGAGGTGGTTCTCCGGGACCGTCGATGTTGGCAACTTCGATGAGGTTAGTCGCGTTTGTAACGAACTACTCGCTGAAAAACGACGACGCATCGCTGACCTCCTCGAAGAGATCGAGCGCAGGGGTCGACCTCGGGTGTACGATCTCACCGTCGAGGGAACGCATAACTTCCTCGCAAACGGCATGATCGTCCACAACTCAGAAGACCGCTCGGCCATGCACGAAGCCCTCGAGCAACAGAAGATCTCCGTCTCGAAAGCCGGCATCAACGCAACGCTCAAGTCCCGCTGTTCGCTGCTGGGTGCGGCGAACCCCAAGTACGGCCGCTTCGACCAGTACGAGCCGATCGGCGAGCAGATCGACTTAGAGCCCGCGCTCATCTCGCGGTTCGATCTCATCTTCACGGTCACCGACCAGCCGGACGAACAGAAAGACCGCGACCTCGCAGAGCACATCATCAACACGAACTACGCGGGGGAGCTGACGACTCAGCAACGCGAAATGACTTCTCTCGAGGTCAGCACCGACGAGATCGAAGAGATGACCGAGAAGGTCGATCCGGTGATCGACGCCGAGTTGCTCAGAAAGTACATCGCCTACGCGAAGCAAAACTGCCATCCGCGGATGACCCAGGAGGCTCGCGAGGCGATCCGTGATTTCTACGTCGACCTCCGCTCGAAAGGCTCCGACGAAGACGCCCCGGTGCCCGTAACCGCACGGAAACTCGAGGGGCTGGTCCGGCTCTCGGAGGCGAGCGCACGGGTGCGGCTGTCCGATACGGTCGAACTCGAGGACGCCGAGCGCGTGATCGAGATCGTCCGGTCGTGTCTTCAGGACATCGGCGTCGATCCGGAAACCGGTGAGTTCGACGCGGACATCGTCGAGGCGGGGACGTCGAAATCACAGCGCGACCGAATCA of Natrarchaeobaculum sulfurireducens contains these proteins:
- a CDS encoding LAGLIDADG family homing endonuclease — translated: MAQAGNSELVDAFERFFRDYYDNEIKQLAQRYPNEQRSLPVDWQDLYTFDPNLADDFLEHPEQLQRYAEEALRLYDLPIDVSLGQAHVRVRSLPDSESPEIREIRARHMNKLVQVRGIVRKATDVRPKIEEAAFECQLCGTLTRVPQSTGDFQEPHECQGCERQGPFRVNFDQSEFVDAQKLRIQESPEGLRGGETPQALDVHVEDDITGEVTPGDHVSAVGVLRLEQQGNQQEKSPIFDFYMEGMSVDVDEEQFEDMDITEADKQEIVRLSGDDGIYEKMIGSIAPAIFGYDDEKLAMILQLFSGVTKQLPDGSRIRGDLHMLLIGDPGTGKSQMLGYIQNIAPRSVYTSGKGSSSAGLTAAAVRDDFGDGQQWTLEAGALVLADQGIAAVDELDKMRCITGDSLVHTADGIKPIRDVAHEAITDGTIEELDNGRTIREVDLAVWTMTDDGALEERDVLAIHEYDAPDELWEVTVESGERLTTTADHPFFVLDGGERAERNAAELEVGDWVYVPRTLPTRLTDGGVSALSSTDSETKRNELSPAHGSILGYIAGDGNIFYDRDEGVYGFRFTNKEQELLEDFETACEGAFDATAVRHPSEQRDDGVETVRLHRKAHVDELLGLGANLENYDEKRLPEEVTRAPRETKAAFARALADSEGTVDERAVKIHSSSYELLLGTKMLLLEFGISSQIQTREREDGRDLHVLAITAKRSLEAFNRHIGFTLNRKQHALESACGRTTGTRTILDVVPECGELLEQLRGGLRLYQSECGLENGSTYCNFENEDANTSLRLATTILETFEERKAEAVAHHDELSTETSWERLDELRQRYHISQRELAVGMSLSQQQLSAKWGFDSDHRAKVRQRLRKLLETPSTVDLTPLRELVDGDVKWRRVTSIERIDSREHVDGRIAVLEEQLADELEVTDTDGIRERAKEVLSNPVRNSETWYELREQLETYGISFQQVATKMDVAGSTVSRWFSGTVDVGNFDEVSRVCNELLAEKRRRIADLLEEIERRGRPRVYDLTVEGTHNFLANGMIVHNSEDRSAMHEALEQQKISVSKAGINATLKSRCSLLGAANPKYGRFDQYEPIGEQIDLEPALISRFDLIFTVTDQPDEQKDRDLAEHIINTNYAGELTTQQREMTSLEVSTDEIEEMTEKVDPVIDAELLRKYIAYAKQNCHPRMTQEAREAIRDFYVDLRSKGSDEDAPVPVTARKLEGLVRLSEASARVRLSDTVELEDAERVIEIVRSCLQDIGVDPETGEFDADIVEAGTSKSQRDRIKNVKGLISDVEEEYDEGAPVDIVLERAAEIGMDQSKAEHEIEKLKQKGEVYEPSTDNLRTT